Part of the Vicia villosa cultivar HV-30 ecotype Madison, WI unplaced genomic scaffold, Vvil1.0 ctg.000279F_1_1_2_unsc, whole genome shotgun sequence genome, TACTCCAGTTCTCCTTCACTACATCCTGAAAACCTTCAATATTGACCTAGCTATTAGTAAATCTGAAAGGCCTTTTCCTCATTTTATTAATGCCAGGATCATTAAGATGTAATGCTGCATGATCAGAGATGCGGGGATTCAAAACATTCAGAATAAGGCTACCATTATCCTGAAACCATTCAGTGTTAGCTGTAAGCCTATCAATTCTGGAGTAGATAGGGTTTGCACTTTGTTTATTGCTCCATGTGAAGTGACTTCCTCTGCTATCCATCTCACAGAGCCCTGTACTACCCAGCATATCATTATAGTCCTTATATTCAGCTTCCACCACCATATTACCACCCATTCTATCATTGGCATGAGCTACATTGTTGTAGTCCCCAATTGCACACCAGGGTCCAGGATATTGTCTCTGCAGATTGATCATTTGTTTCCAAAGATTCTTCCTATGCTCCAACTAATTAAAGGCATAGACTGGAGTCACCCATAATTTAAAACCTCCCATCATATCATAAACCCCACAATGGATAAATTGAGCAGAACTACAGACATGTCTAATATCCAACCTTGAGTTATCCCACTGGATCCAAATTCTTCCATTATCATGATGCTCATAATTGTCAAGAAAAGTACCTTTTAACTAAAGTTTATCTCTAACAGTCTTACAGTTCTTCTTTTTGACTCTAGTCTCAATAAGAATGATAATCTCAGCTTGGAATTTAAGGAGATGGGAGCTTATCTCTCTAATTTTCCCAGTTTTATTTAGCCCCCTAATGTTCCATGAGATTAACATGGGCCTCTATCAACATCCACTAGGTGATCATTCACAACCCCTAAGGCTTCAAACCCATTTAGACAGTCTAAAAATTGTGCAGATTCAGGGAAAAGGGGCTTCTTACTTTTGTCTCTCCCAGTTTTGTGCACTCTTGTCCACTCCTTATCTTCATCTTGAGCAGCATTTTCCAACTGATTCTCCTTAGGTGTTGAGGCTCCTACTAATTCTTGCTATGGCTCCTTAGTGGTAGGCACTTCAGTGACATCTTGCTTTGGCTCCCCTGGCTTCAGATCCTCTGTTCTCTTCACAATAGGCTTCCATTTCTTGACTAGGGGCTTCTCACCACAGCTATGTCCAACCTTTAGGCATTTATCGTTGTATTTCAGGCGCCATTCATATTCCACCAATTGCTTTAGTCTCTGACCTCTACTATGGATGGTAATCTCATCTAGCAGCTTCTTTGTGATATCCACCTCCACCAATATGCGGGCATAGGATACTCTCAACTTGTTAGCAGTGCACTCATCTGTCACCATTGGAGTACCCAGGGCACTACCTATCTTATTCAGACTAGATGTTCCCCATAACTGAAGGGGAAGCATTGGGAGCTTAATCCAAATAGGAAGGGTTTTGAGTAAATCTGTCTTGAGATTGAACTCTGGGCTCCACTCCTTGATCAACACTGGCATTCCTCTGATAGAATACGGGCCCTTCCTTAGCACCAAATCCATATCCTCCGAGTTCTTGAATCGCAAGATGAAGTGGCCTTCATTATGGTAGAACAGATCTGGTAATTGGACAAAATTCCACATCCTCTGCATAAAATTTTTGATCGCGTGCATACTCAAATCCTCGCCCATCACATACAAAATCAAAGCATTCTCCCAAAACTGAAGTTCCGAAGCTAGGTCACCATCATCAATCTCTACTTCAATTTCACCATTAGATACCACATGCGCAACATAGTGTAGAGATTTTCCCTTCGCTGGGTTTCGATTGTCACTAATCACATCCACCCATAACCTTCGCTTCTTCTCAGGTTCCTCCTTGGTCTCAGTTAGGGTTTCAATTGGAGTAGTTGGAATCCCCTTGCTAATTCTCCCCGATGCAGTCGCTGTTGAATCCACCAATTCATCATCCTTCTTCTCCGCTGTTGAATCCGCCAATTCATCTTCCTTATTCTCCGGTGTTACTACCGGTTGGCTTACCGGCGGCACCGAGCTTTTCGTCCCCGTCGGCACCGTCAATCTTGGTCGCCCCCGAGTTCGCTTCGCTCCCATCAGAGAATGATGTACAATTATTCTTCTTCCTATTGTCAGTTTTGTGTTTATAATTTTTctccacaatttttttttatagaagttCTTTTAGGTtttatatttgaatttgtttgaacaTTAAATTTTTAGAAAAGTATTAATGACCAGTGAAAAAAATTATTCTCTTTGATCTATTAGTGTTCaatgaaaaattattattattggagtttgtaattaaaaattgttttaaaggaAAAAAGATATGGAGTTATGTTAATGGAACTTATGTTTGGCCCACCAATAAAAAAGATGAAGTAGCATATGCAAAAAGTTGGGAACATGGGATGTTAGTAATTCGAAGATCCTCGCTTGGATTATTAATTCCATTTTTCAGTCAATAGATGTGTAACTAGCAAAGTATGATACTGCTAAGGAGGTTTGAGATCATTTGAAATATTGGTTTAATAagtctaattttaaaaaatggtaTTAGTTGGAGAATTGCATTAGGGCTCTTAAGCAAAACAATATGACCATTCAAGAAATTTATTCTTCCATGACTAATTTATGGGATCAATTAGCTCTTATAGAATTGGAATAAAAGTTCATCAAAGCATACATCGAGCAAAGAGAAAAGAAGCGTCTCATTCAATTTCTGATGGCCCTTCGAGATAATTTTGAGAGTCTTTCTACATTGTAATCCTCTTCTTAATGTTGATTAAATTGTTAATGAGTTATTGGAAGAAAAAAATCAGACTTGAGACTCACTCTCAGGGACGGAGCTACACTAGCCACAATGTGGGCATGTGCCCTCACTAAAATTTTGAAATGGTAGTATTAAGAAATATTATGAATGCTAAACACCCATTTTCACGTTGTAATCTTTTATAAACGCATGCTGTAGACTTTAAATAACTGACCATTTGTATTGATCAATAATATTATTAGACTTTAACGTATTGACAATttatatattaaagaaaatattatagATATAGTTATTATGTAGTTTTAATGAATAACACTATTAACAAGTTATCATTTATTTATAGAtatatttactttaattttttattttttaaaataaattgatagtttaataaataatgtatttgtcACAATAATGATTAATGTATCTGAAAATttgcaaaatataatatattaaaagacaAAATACAAAAGAGACTTATAATTAGATATAAAAAGAGTAATAatttttatgttataaataatGAAGCATGAATGCGTATCCGATATAGCGATGCGTTAGCCActaaatttgttttatatatatatatatatatatatatatatatatat contains:
- the LOC131626265 gene encoding uncharacterized protein LOC131626265 is translated as MINLQRQYPGPWCAIGDYNNVAHANDRMGGNMVVEAEYKDYNDMLGSTGLCEMDSRGSHFTWSNKQSANPIYSRIDRLTANTEWFQDNGSLILNVLNPRISDHAALHLNDPGINKMRKRPFRFTNS